One genomic segment of Thunnus albacares chromosome 18, fThuAlb1.1, whole genome shotgun sequence includes these proteins:
- the si:dkey-106l3.7 gene encoding uncharacterized protein si:dkey-106l3.7 isoform X2, with the protein MNLYRSFGNLMEAWVTEGNLCSDPEWLGNHDEDSAASSTDMGTNLRSESVDSGVETPSSDTSFPATSCSISTDNAEIDTFTQTSTSQSPLLSSSVPPFSSSSSPHICPSRAQEGSTALHLKVEQTLQRADCERLKDNPEPVTVDEVLRRRPRTSFLSKRQTSNLARGQRSQSLGPRRTVNPSVPVRQMSEIHRRPLSLSCGKQAAQTRSEDLGEEARTALSPGLNYLEQVCQMLEEIARQQMHNRALQMEMDALQEHQDTQAPDTCQGVSKALEENISSCQSLENEGDEQVSCEPHQQKDYPYRNFRQRSASYTSIETLHSRKLKADCKGQHLSTDDLLKKTEEDGEKQECKKGETNKTNKNWRLKIGSLRRDDSGLKDTKSQQMQSSEKNSTRRRLSKLFRRRRKTLPA; encoded by the exons ATGAATCTCTACAGGAGCTTCGGGAACCTTATGGAGGCTTGGGTAACTGAGGGAAACCTGTGTTCTGACCCAGAATGGCTTGGAAATCATGATGAAGACTCTGCTGCATCTTCAACTGACATGGGGACAAATCTGCGCTCTGAATCGGTGGACTCTGGAGTGGAGACACCCAGCTCTGACACATCTTTTCCTGCTACATCCTGCTCCATCTCCACAGATAATGCAGAAATAGACACATTTACTCAGACTTCAACATCCCAGTCTCCTTTGCTCTCCTCTTCTGTGCctcccttttcttcctcttcctccccgcACATCTGTCCCAGCAGAGCCCAGGAAGGATCTACAGCCTTGCACCTAAAAGTGGAGCAAACCCTCCAGAGGGCTGACTGTGAACGACTAAAGGACAACCCAGAGCCTGTTACAGTTGATGAGGTGCTCAGGCGACGGCCTCGAACATCTTTTCTATCGAAACGGCAGACATCAAACTTGGcgagaggtcagaggtcacagagtTTAGGCCCAAGGAGGACAGTCAACCCATCAGTGCCAGTCAGGCAGATGTCAGAAATTCACAGACGGCCGCTGTCTTTGAGTTGTGGCAAGCAGGCAGCTCAGACAAGATCAGAG GACCTTGGTGAGGAGGCGAGGACAGCATTGAGTCCTGGGCTCAACTACTTGGAGCAGGTATGCCAAATGTTGGAGGAAATTGCCAGGCAACAGATGCACAACCGTGCTTTACAGATGGAGATGGATGCCCTGCAGGAACATCAAGACACACAG GCTCCTGACACCTGTCAGGGTGTCTCTAAAGCCCTCGAAGAAAACATCTCCTCCTGTCAAAGTCTTGAGAATGAAGGTGACGAGCAAGTTTCCTGTGAACCCCATCAACAGAAAGATTATCCTTACAGAAATTTTCGTCAGAGATCAGCTTCATACACGTCTATTGAAACACTGCATTCAA GGAAATTGAAAGCAGACTGCAAAGGGCAGCACCTGAGTACAGATGACCTGCTgaaaaagacagaggaagacGGTGAAAAGCAG GAGTGTAAAAAGGGAGAGACGAATAAAACGAACAAGAACTGGAGGTTAAAAATTGGGTCTTTGAGAAGAGATGATTCTGGTTTGAAAGATACAAAGAG cCAACAGATGCAGTCATCTGAGAAAAACTCCACCCGGCGACGGTTGAGCAAGCTGTTCAGGAGACGAAGGAAAACTCTGCCTGCATGA
- the rnf208 gene encoding RING finger protein 208, translating into MSCLRRQPVTIPMDTVKIIQSEKFPRECPVPVTQPRYAPPPRVAWDGGGEGEIIVNQACSDLNLDITGSPRPMVSSPAPMTRREQSFLAQRKTSANEICYHQFHYKMEDVIVNQYVLRSSSTSSSTSSSSSSGPVMPCEPLDCPTCGHTYNFAGKRPRILSCLHSVCEECLQILYESCPKYKFISCPTCRRETVLFTDYGLAALAINTSILSRLPSDPNGPVQWGGDADRSCYQTVRQYCQSACTCQIANPLSSCGIM; encoded by the coding sequence ATGTCCTGCCTCAGGCGTCAGCCCGTCACCATCCCCATGGACACCGTCAAGATCATCCAGTCGGAGAAGTTCCCCAGAGAGTGCCCTGTGCCCGTCACCCAGCCGCGCTATGCCCCGCCCCCCAGAGTGGCGTGGGACGGTGGAGGTGAGGGTGAGATTATCGTCAACCAGGCCTGCAGCGACCTGAACCTGGACATAACGGGCTCTCCCCGACCTATGGTGTCTTCCCCGGCCCCCATGACGCGCAGGGAGCAGAGCTTCCTGGCGCAGCGCAAAACCAGTGCCAACGAGATCTGCTACCACCAGTTCCACTATAAGATGGAAGACGTCATAGTCAACCAGTACGTGCTGcgctcctcctccacctcctcctccacatcctcctcctcctcgtcggGGCCCGTCATGCCCTGCGAGCCCCTGGACTGCCCTACCTGCGGTCACACCTACAACTTCGCCGGCAAGCGTCCGCGCATCCTCTCCTGCCTACACTCGGTGTGTGAGGAGTGCCTGCAGATCCTCTACGAGTCCTGTCCCAAGTACAAGTTCATCTCCTGCCCCACGTGCCGGCGCGAGACAGTGCTGTTCACTGACTATGGCCTGGCTGCTCTGGCCATCAACACCAGCATCCTGAGCCGCTTGCCCTCGGACCCCAACGGGCCCGTGCAGTGGGGCGGGGACGCAGATCGCAGCTGCTACCAGACTGTGCGCCAATACTGCCAGTCAGCCTGCACCTGCCAGATCGCCAACCCCTTGTCCTCCTGTGGCATCATGTAG
- the si:dkey-106l3.7 gene encoding uncharacterized protein si:dkey-106l3.7 isoform X1 → MNLYRSFGNLMEAWVTEGNLCSDPEWLGNHDEDSAASSTDMGTNLRSESVDSGVETPSSDTSFPATSCSISTDNAEIDTFTQTSTSQSPLLSSSVPPFSSSSSPHICPSRAQEGSTALHLKVEQTLQRADCERLKDNPEPVTVDEVLRRRPRTSFLSKRQTSNLARGQRSQSLGPRRTVNPSVPVRQMSEIHRRPLSLSCGKQAAQTRSEDLGEEARTALSPGLNYLEQVCQMLEEIARQQMHNRALQMEMDALQEHQDTQAPDTCQGVSKALEENISSCQSLENEGDEQVSCEPHQQKDYPYRNFRQRSASYTSIETLHSSESSSTRLSILSLCFCIFILFYMGMDWQDVLVFSYIIVCVLGAGKLKADCKGQHLSTDDLLKKTEEDGEKQECKKGETNKTNKNWRLKIGSLRRDDSGLKDTKSQQMQSSEKNSTRRRLSKLFRRRRKTLPA, encoded by the exons ATGAATCTCTACAGGAGCTTCGGGAACCTTATGGAGGCTTGGGTAACTGAGGGAAACCTGTGTTCTGACCCAGAATGGCTTGGAAATCATGATGAAGACTCTGCTGCATCTTCAACTGACATGGGGACAAATCTGCGCTCTGAATCGGTGGACTCTGGAGTGGAGACACCCAGCTCTGACACATCTTTTCCTGCTACATCCTGCTCCATCTCCACAGATAATGCAGAAATAGACACATTTACTCAGACTTCAACATCCCAGTCTCCTTTGCTCTCCTCTTCTGTGCctcccttttcttcctcttcctccccgcACATCTGTCCCAGCAGAGCCCAGGAAGGATCTACAGCCTTGCACCTAAAAGTGGAGCAAACCCTCCAGAGGGCTGACTGTGAACGACTAAAGGACAACCCAGAGCCTGTTACAGTTGATGAGGTGCTCAGGCGACGGCCTCGAACATCTTTTCTATCGAAACGGCAGACATCAAACTTGGcgagaggtcagaggtcacagagtTTAGGCCCAAGGAGGACAGTCAACCCATCAGTGCCAGTCAGGCAGATGTCAGAAATTCACAGACGGCCGCTGTCTTTGAGTTGTGGCAAGCAGGCAGCTCAGACAAGATCAGAG GACCTTGGTGAGGAGGCGAGGACAGCATTGAGTCCTGGGCTCAACTACTTGGAGCAGGTATGCCAAATGTTGGAGGAAATTGCCAGGCAACAGATGCACAACCGTGCTTTACAGATGGAGATGGATGCCCTGCAGGAACATCAAGACACACAG GCTCCTGACACCTGTCAGGGTGTCTCTAAAGCCCTCGAAGAAAACATCTCCTCCTGTCAAAGTCTTGAGAATGAAGGTGACGAGCAAGTTTCCTGTGAACCCCATCAACAGAAAGATTATCCTTACAGAAATTTTCGTCAGAGATCAGCTTCATACACGTCTATTGAAACACTGCATTCAAGTGAGTCATCTTCCACCCGTCTTTCCATTCTCAGcttatgtttttgtatatttattttattttatatgggCATGGATTGGCAGGATGTTCTTGTGTTTAGCtatattattgtgtgtgtgcttggtgCAGGGAAATTGAAAGCAGACTGCAAAGGGCAGCACCTGAGTACAGATGACCTGCTgaaaaagacagaggaagacGGTGAAAAGCAG GAGTGTAAAAAGGGAGAGACGAATAAAACGAACAAGAACTGGAGGTTAAAAATTGGGTCTTTGAGAAGAGATGATTCTGGTTTGAAAGATACAAAGAG cCAACAGATGCAGTCATCTGAGAAAAACTCCACCCGGCGACGGTTGAGCAAGCTGTTCAGGAGACGAAGGAAAACTCTGCCTGCATGA